The Eleginops maclovinus isolate JMC-PN-2008 ecotype Puerto Natales chromosome 3, JC_Emac_rtc_rv5, whole genome shotgun sequence genome includes a region encoding these proteins:
- the LOC134862231 gene encoding phospholipase A and acyltransferase 1-like: MDLMGNWNSLFSQMTWRQIDQSVSTAEIGDLIEFAHPWSGMSLWGVYVGEGCVIHFGVGDENMTQRACRSFLLQMVPKSKGDRVLRKTRICTQRITEIKVPLGTRIRVNNNKHNLFPSPEETMTNRCETFLHQEFKYDLMNFNSEHFATFVRYGHAVCNQIPFKEKSDTPGDTSQTLHMIMQQRMETET, from the exons ATGGACCTTATGGGCAACTGGAACAGCCTTTTTTCCCAAATGACATGGAGACAG ATTGATCAGAGCGTGTCCACAGCAGAGATTGGAGACTTGATTGAGTTTGCACATCCATGGTCCGGAATGTCTCTTTGGGGTGTTTATGTTGGAGAAGGCTGTGTTATCCATTTTGGAGTGGGAG ATGAGAACATGACACAGAGAGCCTGCCGCAGCTTCCTTCTCCAAATGGTTCCAAAGTCAAAAGGTGATCGTGTTCTGAGGAAGACCAGGATCTGCACTCAGCGCATTACAGAGATCAAAGTGCCGCTGGGAACTCGAATCagggtcaacaacaacaagcacaacCTGTTTCCATCTCCAGAGGAGACGATGACCAATCGCTGTGAGACTTTCCTGCATCAGGAGTTCAAATACGACCTGATGAACTTCAACAGTGAGCATTTCGCCACATTTGTTCGATACGGCCATGCTGTGTGCAACCAG ATTCCCTTTAAGGAAAAGAGTGACACACCTGGGGACACATCTCAAACTCTGCACATGATAATGCAACAACGGATGGAGACAGAAACTTAA